CGCTGCTCAAGCGCGACGCGGCGGCCGCCTACGCCGGCGCCACGTCGGGCCACTTCATCCTGCTGATCCTGGCGGTCCCGTGGATCTCGGACACCAGCGCCTACTTTGCCGGGCGCGCGCTCGGCCGTCACAAGCTGTACCCGGCGGTCAGCCCGGGCAAAACGGTCGAGGGCGGCATCGGCGGGCTCGCGGGCGCGTGCGCGGCGGCGGCCGTCGTCAAGGCGGCGGCGCTGGGGAATCTGCTGTCGTGGATCGACGTCGCGGTGCTCGGTCTGGCCGGCGGCGCGCTGTGCCAGATCGGTGACCTGATCGAGTCGCTGCTCAAGCGGTCGCTCGGCGTAAAGGACTCCGGGACGATCTTCGCGGGCCACGGAGGCGCGCTCGACCGTATCGACGCGGTGATCGTGTTCGCCCCGTTCGTGTACCTGTACCTGCGGCTCGCCGCGTAACCGCGCGCGTCCTGCGCGTTAC
Above is a window of Deltaproteobacteria bacterium DNA encoding:
- a CDS encoding phosphatidate cytidylyltransferase, with the translated sequence MSGSMSNLASRVLVAVVAVPILLAAMYQQRPEWTWVLVFAASLVAMYEFFAMALDDRTDRAASLAIGAAAAAALYWVPAERGAPLLAMAATVVGPGIYYLFRFGDQATVARRLAFSVTGIAYGGLLTTFIALLKRDAAAAYAGATSGHFILLILAVPWISDTSAYFAGRALGRHKLYPAVSPGKTVEGGIGGLAGACAAAAVVKAAALGNLLSWIDVAVLGLAGGALCQIGDLIESLLKRSLGVKDSGTIFAGHGGALDRIDAVIVFAPFVYLYLRLAA